The segment ttttttcaagttcATAAATAAAAGGGGTTGTCTTGGAGGAAAAGCTTTCGTCTTCTTCGCTATAAACACAAATCTGCAGGCCCAAACCAAACAGAAACTAAGAAAACAAAGCCGCAATATGAGCCGAGGAAGTGGAGCCGGTTATGATCGCCACATCACCATCTTCTCTCCGGAGGGTCGTCTCTTCCAAGTGGGTAAGTGTCCACTTTCGCATTTACTTccattatgttttttttcttttactcattttatttttatctcttatattattcaattgaGCAGAATATGCTTTCAAGGCTGTAAAGTCCGCTTCCATCACTTCCATTGGTGTCCGTGGCAAAGACTCCGTCTGTGTTGTTACGCAGAAGAAAGTCCCGGTTAgtagtttttattgtttttcttatttatttatccgGAATTCGAGtcgaatttttttttctgtaaaatttaGGGTTAtcgttgattttttttctttttaaataatggGCAGGACAAGCTTTTGGATCAGACATCTGTCAGTCATCTGTTCCCCATTACCAAGTACCTCGGTTTAGTAGCCACTGGCCTTACAGGTTTGaccttcaaaattttgatgtaGAGTTGTGGTTAGTTATTGATTTGAAGCAATGaattatatttggttattttatatgtatgtcTCTTGAATGGTGTGCAATTAAAATTCAATGACTGAAAATGCTGAATCTGCAGTGTGTGATAGTTGGATTGTTAGGGGTTGTTTGGTTCTAGGAAAcaaagattactttggtaatttattttttattacttgtattaatttgtttggtttattagtaataaaagatttccataatcttttattaccaacgATAATGTGGCAGGTAATGTTGGGGGTTATCTGATTACCaatttcaccttaggtattattttgtattgttgTGGAAATTAGTGATTTGATAAGCTATTAACGTATCACCATTTATCCATCACCTGATTGTTATGTGCTGGGATTTATGCAATTTCTCTGCACAATTTGCTTCTTTTGAATAATTTGGATCTTCATTGGTTTGATCAGGGTCTTTGGATTACATGTGCTAGAAAAGATTTTCTTGGAAATTGTGGAAGTATTTTGGGAGGTATTTTTTGCTAATCTTGTCTCTGTCCATTTCTAGCTGATGCAAGGTCCTTGGTCCAACAAGCAAGGAATGAAGCAGCTGAGTTTCGTTTCAGATATGGATATGAAATGCCTGTGGATGTATTGGCAAGATGGTATGGTCTCTTGATATTATACAGAATAAGtttgttctttttaattttacttgGAGAGTGATTACTaaattttcaatgaatttaatTTCCATGGTTAGTCATTTACTTTTAAGTTGTTCTAATCTTATATatagtttgaaaagttcaagtGTTTAGAGACTATCAAGTCAGATAGAAGCAAACAATtgtaagtttgatttgaaaagttagtgcTACGGATGAgtctatttttcttattttacttaaacttGAGATGGTAAAATCTTGATTGTAGTTGTTTTTTTTGTGATATCACAACAAGCTGGGCCTAATTTTGTGTCATTTATGAAATAAGTTGAACTTGAACATTCTAAAGACTGTCAGGCCTAGTAAAGGCAGGGTACTACTGGCCAAGCTTGCTGGCTAATGTTGCTAAGAATGAGTGCCTTGACATCTTAATTGGACAAAAGTAGAGTGTTATATATTTCTAGGATTTGATTTGTATAGGCTTGTGAGCTTTACTCTTGTATAGAAGTCATCAATGATTAATTtctaagaaagaaaagaaaaaaaaatctaatcatgTATACAAGATGGAGCACAACTTGTTTGTTTAACTAACCTGAACCCTACCGCATCAAATATTTCCTTTATTTAGCTTGAATATTTGTTAGAGCTTCACCTATAGCTTGAATGTGTACTGACCCAAGCCTGAGTAGCCCAAAGTTTGGTTCATTTCAGTTTTATCATATAGTTAGCTGGCTGCTCCACTGTTAACTCTTACAATGAGATATAATAACTTGAAGGTTCATAAGGCAACTGACCTGACCAGAATTTTTTGTATGCTTATTTCCTTTGTACTATCATAATCAAATTGTAGTTTTTTCTTCCATTCTCTGACAATTAAATCTTGCTGCTTACTCCCAACATTATCCTTTGTGAATATAGGATTGCAGACAAGTCACAAGTTTATACACAGCATGCTTATATGAGACCTCTTGGTGTCAGTAAGTTTAGAGTCCTTTTCGCATTtgataaaaattcttttaatctttatttttaatttttttattatttgtatttgtttcaaGGATTTTGTGTATACACTTGTCTGCTCAGATTGATTgttactaatattaatttttctttcttgaatgTTTTCCTTGTCTTCTATGGCAAAGTCTCTATGGTCTTGGGCATTGATGAAGAGAAAGGACCTCAACTTTACAAGTGTGATCCAGCTGGACATTTTTATGGCCACAAGGTAGTTAGGAAATTGTTTACTTAACCATCATCACTGATCCTTAATATTTGGTTGAAGCACTGAAATGCATTTCGTAAGGACTACAATTTCTCATTCTCAAAATTCTGCCTAAAACTAGTCCTGAACTGTTTGGTTTCATTATGCTAGTTTACATGTGTTAAATTTGAATATGAGTTATCATCAAAGGTATTAAAGTGGTTATCATGGACTAAAAGTAGATAACTTGCCTGATAAGATGGTCAAGGCTATAATCTGCAGGGGATTATGATCCATTGTTTTTCTAATGCAGTACTGCCATGCATTATATTCTAACTTGAGACCTAATTTCAGTTTTTCTTGGAGCTTCTTTgtttaaacataaatttcatagCACTGACTCTGCAGATCATTGACTCAggattttttaacatttattgcATCAAATTTTATTGAGGATGTCCTGTTATGCACTTTGGTAATGCCTTttctcaagttaaaaaaaaaaaagcttaagtTTGGCTATATGTTGCAGGCCACAAGTGCTGGACTGAAAGAACAAGAGGCAATCAATTTcttggaaaagaaaatgaaaaatgatccTGCTTTTTCATATGATGAAACAGTGCAGGTACATGTCTTCTCTTGCCAATGTGTTTCCGGAATGCCAGATGTTAGTGGCAGAAAAAGCATTGCATAATTCCTGTCAATTTTTTGTGAGAAAAGAAAGGGATGGAGAATGGGGGGTAGGTTGGGTGACTTTACAAATGATAGATGGCtaatattatgaaataaatagtaGAGAAATGTTATAGTGAAAAGTGAGAGGTTGCTTTGTGTCCTTGGCATATTGGCAATGGCCTCAAGTTAGTTATATTTTAGCAACAAACTTGATAAAGATtcttttagtgaaaaaaaaaaaaaaggggataAACTAACAAGTAGTACTTGTCTTATGATAAGTATTCTTACTCATGCTTTGTGGTGCTTGTCAATCAGTAAGTTCTTTTCAGTTTCCTTTTATCTTAGTCTTGGGAGCTGTTGAGATTGTTGAATATGAGAAGAATAGAATTGCAAATTTCATCTGAGATTAGTTGAAATAAGCATCTAGGTTTACAGCTGTAAATGGAAGATGATGAGATTAATTTAATGCTCTTGAAGTAAAATCTGAATATGGCTGGTATAATAACTGCCTGATTGTGGGTTCTGTTTGATTGGCATAGAGCGTTAATGATCTTAGGCACGTAAGTGGGAGGGAAATCTCttattatttggttttattttctGATAGTTTTGCAGATGGTATTAAATGAATTCAGATGGAGCTTTTGCTTTTTTTGATTGTAAATTGTTAGCTTTCAGATTATGTTGAGGGCCTAATGTTGCAAATTTTGACTATTATGTAGATTGCTATCTCTGCTCTGCAATCTGTTCTCCAAGAAGATTTCAAGGCTACTGAGATTGAGGTGTGGATAATTATCTTATGTTATTTCTACAGATAGTAATAAATATGGTGGACTAGTATGCCATCTGGGTCCTTAAATTGTTGGGATTGTTCAACTTTTTGCTCAATTAATTAGTTGCATGATGAAATGGTTTTAGTGGTTGTTGatgagaatttttattttatggcaGGTTGGAGTTGTGAGATCAGATGATCGAGTTTTCCGGACATTGTCAACTGAAGAAATCGAAGAACACCTAACTGCCATTAGTGAACGTGATTAGGTAAAATGGAATAGCTGTTGCTCAAAGAAAATTTCTGCTAGCATTTGATTTCACTTTGTTGACTTGTGCTACCTGGAAATCTGTTGTTGAAGTTGTGCTGTTTCAGACTAATGCTATTTCATGTAACTGTGTTGAACATTCGGAATTATTTAGTCATGTTACAACCGTTCCAAGTTCTGATggtattatgtacttattttgtaaGAGCTCTTATTTGCCCCCATTACGTTGAATTTCCGCCACAAATCTGGGGTGCCATGAGTCCGTCACATAATGCAGTCAATCTTCAACCATATTATCCACCTAATTCTTTTTAAGGGATTCATTATGAATAGAGTTCATCACCTTTCCATTAGGATCGTCAAACTTCTTGGTTATCTTGCCATTGGCCGCCACATTTACAGCTGATGCCTTCTTGTGTTCAGTCAGTTTGAGAAAATGTTTGGATTCCTTGAAAGTGTGCACAAATTTCAGCATCTGTGAATGTAACTGTACCATTCAAGACTGCAGATTGTACATTAATCAAAGATCTTGAGCATCATGCTTCATAGAATTGAAACTTGATTGGAAATCGGATTCAGATATCTGAAGCAAAGCGAACAAGAAAGAGCCATCTGGGGCAAGGTTGATCTTCTCAGGTCCTTCTGGAAGGTTTTCAATCAAAGTTTCAGTTTCTCCTTGATAATGCAAGAACGTATCAGCAAGGCCAAGCTCTAtttgggaattttttttttttttacagaaaaaataaaaactctcTTATTTCCATGTTTCACAGAACACCAAATGGTCATCATCTCTTGAGAGCTCTGCCCCATTGTGAACGGCCAAACCATTAAGCATCAATATTGGGTCAAACTTGAGCATCAACCCTCAAATTATCTTTGAAGTCACCTATTAAAGCCCCTGCTTCTTGAGAATCCGTCGATGTTTTGGGCTACCATAGTACAAACCGGTCGAATTACCACTAATATTCATGCAGAGTTCCCGTCTACTTTAGCTTACAGAGTATCGCATCCTTCTAGTCCTCccaagttttttttcttttttttaataactgaGGATCCGTCCGTATTTATTAGACAGATAAATTCAGGACACAATGACCGAATTCACAACTATTACATCAAGTAATTTAAAGTTTCACAAACGTGATAGAAGTTAAAtgacaatgtttttaaaactggatCGGTGATCAAACCAGTTATCTAACTGATTCATGGTTTGACCgattcaacttattatcaaattataataaatagattttgcttaaaaatttgtaaaaaataaaatcaaccaaGATATTTACACCTatggaaattaaaatatatattttttaaagagtaacaattattcatttgattttaatgaaacaattaaaataaaaaaagtctcaattttatgatacagaaaaaatataattctacaAATTATTGCCTATAAAAAACATTTCCAtgaatatgagattttttttttcttttttactttatttttgaacttatttttctttacaaacctttagaaattcatgcaatttaataaaaaataatcaaattactcaaaataattaaaatttaaaaaatactctAAATTTCAATCAAACCCGGTTTTGATCAAGTTTGATCGAGTCAAtaaaaaaactgttttttaatgttaatcaGACCAGACTTGAAGTCGGTTTCTGGTTCAACTGGTTAAACCGGCCGGTCCAATCtggttttaaaatcattaaggTTGGATTGCCTTTCTGGTTGAAACCACACTTGCATGTCGCCCTCAACATGGCAAGCTGCTAGGCATAGTTGGTCTTTAGGTGTCATATCCTGGGATTCGAAAAACTTATCAGCGTGGCAAATCCAGGAGACATGATCTTTTGAGCCattgtttttcaaaaaataaagctTTTCTAACTCAGGGGTGACACTTTCTGCTCATTCTTTCCCCTTTTGTATTCCTACAAACAGGCCACGACCTATTGGTAGACTCCTCTTTGACATGCGATAACTTTGAAAGTTGCTTCTGGACTTGTTCCAAACCAGCACTCAAATCTATAATTTCCTGTTCGAGCTGATAGAAGTTGGTCACATTGATCCTCGACCATACCTAGGTTTGATACTAAATTGTTACGGTCACGATTGGATTGATAGATGGACCTTCATCTTGAATCTATGCAGACCGCCAAAGAGCAAGGGAAACAAGAGAAGTATGCAATGTGCAATACTGAAGCATTATAGTGAAAAATGAGATGATTTTATTCAACCAACATTGGCCTATATATAGGTCAAGCTACAATGGAAAAAGCaagcttaaaatttttttgtgcatgcaactctttacctgtaaataGCCTATTTGTGGAGAAATGAGAAGCTGAAGAAGCTGGGGGAAGTTCAAGCAAGTCAGAAAAATTTGGAGTGCAGAAGCAAGCCAACAGGCAAGTAGAAAGCCTGAGCATGCTGGCAAGCATTTTCTTGAGGTCTTGGAGAAGGAGAGTGGATCAAATTTTAGAGCCATAAGCTTGGAATCAGATTCACAGTTAGTTGTGTCTGTGGGGGGCGATATCTAAACGAAGTTGCAGATGTCAGCACTATGAACACCGATAACACCCATCATTGAAATACACGTTGGAAAATTCAAACACACTGATTGTTCAAAGTACAGCCAATCTATGTAATTGGGTGTTGTTATTTACATTTATAACGACTATTAATTTGAGtatgaattataataaattattatatagttgaatattattttagaaatgttaaagaactatttttcacctaaagtaTGTTGTAATCTCAACTTTTCATccgttaactatgaaaatctcatttactcacctATGAGCTgctaaaattaatggtttaaacggtaaaatagtcattttatctataatattaaaattaaattaaaatttaatctagttttctctctaacccctaaaaactaatcattttctcctaggccaagttttaaaaaataacattccccccCTCAGGGTTTAGCTTTTAATCCCCGGCGTCAAATCTAACGTCATTACCGACGACGAAGCTTTCCAGAGGTATCACCATACTCTGACCGTCTCTCTTTTTTCCTCTGAAATGCCAATCGGTCGAGATCTCACCTAGAAAGTCGAGACAAAGACGACGGTCTCGTCTTTGTCTGgaaagatgatcgtcttcctagacgaagacgaggtcatcgtcttcgtctctgaagatgaagagcttcgtctcctAACGAAGCTCTTCGACTTTTCAAGTCAGATCTCGGTCGACCAATATTTcagaggagaaaagagagaagaccggagcatggtgatgcctcTGGAAAGCTTCGTTATCGGTGATGATATCGGGGATTGAAAGCTAAACTCTAAGGGgagaatactattttttaaaacttgatttaagagaaaattattagtttttaggggtttaagggaaaagagataaaattttaaggggttaaaattatgttaattttaaccatttatgaatgaataaataaaatttttaaaattaacaaaaaaaacgTTAAAATAATAGCatactttggatggaaaataatcctttggccttttagaaATACTAACTGCCCCATTTAACTTGTTTTGAGAATAGTTGTAAATTGTACATTAACTCAAGATGTTGAACATTGTTTTTCGGTaaataagaaaatcaatatttcGAGGACAAAATAGTTCAAGATATTATTGCTTAATGATTAGTGGCCAACCgctaagtgattttaaatttgatgatCCTTTagcaattataaaaaataaaagttacgGATTGAATCTTATGTCACATCAGTCACCCAATATTGATGTGAACCGTAACATAAACATACGtatcatcaatataaacatATGTCAATccatataaattcaaacttgtgatttaaattcaagggagaaagagagagaaaaatgggGGAGACATTTTTGTAACTAAAAA is part of the Mangifera indica cultivar Alphonso chromosome 13, CATAS_Mindica_2.1, whole genome shotgun sequence genome and harbors:
- the LOC123193982 gene encoding proteasome subunit alpha type-6; translated protein: MSRGSGAGYDRHITIFSPEGRLFQVEYAFKAVKSASITSIGVRGKDSVCVVTQKKVPDKLLDQTSVSHLFPITKYLGLVATGLTADARSLVQQARNEAAEFRFRYGYEMPVDVLARWIADKSQVYTQHAYMRPLGVISMVLGIDEEKGPQLYKCDPAGHFYGHKATSAGLKEQEAINFLEKKMKNDPAFSYDETVQIAISALQSVLQEDFKATEIEVGVVRSDDRVFRTLSTEEIEEHLTAISERD